The Juglans regia cultivar Chandler chromosome 11, Walnut 2.0, whole genome shotgun sequence genome contains the following window.
TGATCAATCTCTGCTTGCTTCTTTAGATGATCGTTACTTCTAGTAGATGATATAACCTTGAAGAATGGTATAAGGGTGGTAAAAGAGTCTAGTGCTTTGATTGTCGGTTTATTTTCCATGTTCTCGGTTTTATTAGCCTGGATGGTCCTTGCTTCTTTCCTAGCcctctattttaaaattattgtaatgGTGCTATTTATAGCTccaaagagaaagggagaaggTCAAAACAGATattaagaaagagaagaagagggaggagaagaagaagagaaggaaagcaCATAGAGGAAAAGAGAAACCCACTGTTATTGGTgacgacaaaaaaagaaagctcAATTATCAGGAGTATGTGCAACTAGAGAAAACTAGAGCAGAGCCATGTGGcgaatattttcaaaagcaaaTTGAAGCTGAGGCTGAACAATTTGAAAAGAGTGATCTTACTGAAGAACAGGAGCGGCCAATTTGTTCTGCAAACGTATGCTCCGACAGCTCTCAAAGAAGCAACAAGAGGAAAAGGGATTCCTCACCAACTAGTGGCTTCCGCAGTCATGGTGAGTTTGGGGTGCCCATTCATTTGGGGATGCCTTCAAACCACAAGATGGACATTTTTTCacttataaaagaattttagatGCATTTTATTAGCTCTTTATTTGggcttaattttaatttgcttttttttaattattattattatcatgaaATAGGGACTATTGTCCGGATTCGGCTGTCATCGAAAAAGGACCGAGATGATGAGAAGTCGTGCTCCACTTCTGGAAGGGTAGATTTTCATGCTCAACAGAAGAATGGAAGTGTCAATGTTCCTAATCAAGTGCATTTATGCTCTTCTAATGGAAGGGAAAATATACTTGCTGAGGAGCGCACAGCTGAGCCAAAAAAAGAACTCCCCTGTCCAGTGCCAGAGAGGAGCGAAACATCGTACAAAAGTGAGACTGAGAGGACAGAATATCTATATAAAGCTTTGATTGAGAACTGGGTGCCTCCTCGCACTCAGGATCGTGAAAATTTATTCAGTGATGAAGAGTGGCTCTTTAAGAGGAAGAAGCAGGAAGACAGACGTGCGTCTCAAAAATTTGAAGCCGGTAATGATGTCATATCTTGTAGTCGCAAGTTGTGGCCACAAGGCCATTACTTGTCTGAGGTTGACATGTATGCATTACCCTACACTGTTccgttttgattatttttccatttttcttcggTAGCTTGTACAGTTATATTGAGGACTATACAAGAAGTTTTGATGATTCGATGGTTCCCGACTAATTTTGCGGTGATTACCCAAAGTCCATTAGtgcctttttttgtttttttgtcttCATATAGAATGGATGT
Protein-coding sequences here:
- the LOC109010440 gene encoding uncharacterized protein LOC109010440; translated protein: MSRCYPYPPPGYVKNGEPWIDWTKLQREREKVKTDIKKEKKREEKKKRRKAHRGKEKPTVIGDDKKRKLNYQEYVQLEKTRAEPCGEYFQKQIEAEAEQFEKSDLTEEQERPICSANVCSDSSQRSNKRKRDSSPTSGFRSHGTIVRIRLSSKKDRDDEKSCSTSGRVDFHAQQKNGSVNVPNQVHLCSSNGRENILAEERTAEPKKELPCPVPERSETSYKSETERTEYLYKALIENWVPPRTQDRENLFSDEEWLFKRKKQEDRRASQKFEAGNDVISCSRKLWPQGHYLSEVDMYALPYTVPF